A single window of Pseudophryne corroboree isolate aPseCor3 chromosome 5, aPseCor3.hap2, whole genome shotgun sequence DNA harbors:
- the LOC134929664 gene encoding paraneoplastic antigen Ma1 homolog: MNQYTSNEAFDWCIRKGVNTERSFVLRGDLTDTTDGTIMTEMLFLFRVKQPRIVDKQFKESGEMCAVLITTSHDLESELLPKVVAVRSNPERRWIIIWPEKDGSERAAEPLIVGDMSTPASGDPSATEREGSQTQGIEEKLGNQLEVIADKVVHQLERWHYEGSYRRLRLFSGIIPVPTGEEPYEAWREAAIQQSEEWHCPDHIKKQRIVESLRGPAMGIIQATRKSNPGAAVADYFQALDYTYGTLEDVGDLVARFHHTYQETGEKLSQYVYRLDKLIHKIVDKGGLAPAEVDSGRLKQLIRGALTTDPVAQRLRCTTLLLGSPTLNDLIKEITQEEALIANREKTHTKSVKMVVPSPEAQGSKEDKLVTLVVEQNKKIDQLILAINKRVEPSSITSSNSNRGFNSGRGNFRRGGNFINRGCFRCGQLGHRAMECSIEWGMNEVGTNVQSPPSPHQGNDGGRLAGPSPSPRN; this comes from the coding sequence ATGAATCAATATACAAGTAATGAAGCATTTGATTGGTGTATAAGAAAGGGAGTAAATACAGAAAGGAGTTTTGTATTAAGGGGGGATCTCACAGACACCACTGACGGTACAATTATGACAGAGATGTTGTTTCTGTTTCGGGTGAAACAACCCAGGATAGTTGATAAACAATTTAAGGaaagtggagagatgtgtgctgtactAATAACTACCAGTCATGATTTAGAGTCTGAATTGCTTCCTAAagtggtggctgtgagatctaacccAGAACGTCGGTGGATAATTATATGGCCTGAAAAGGATGGAAGTGAAAGGGCGGCTGAACCCTTAATTGTGGGTGACATGTCTACTCCAGCCAGTGGAGATCCCTCCGCGACTGAGAGAGAAGGTAGTCAAACACAGGGTATTGAAGAAAAATTAGGTAATCAGTTAGAGGTGATAGCTgataaagtagtacatcaattGGAAAGGTGGCACTATGAGGGTAGTTACAGGCGATTGAGACTTTTTTCAGGAATAATTCCTGTGCCTACCGGCGAGGAACCttatgaggcctggagggaggcagCTATACAGCAGTCTGAGGAGTGGCATTGCCCGGATCATATAAAAAAACAAAGGATAGTAGAGAGCTTACGGGGACCCGCTATGGGAATTATTCAAGCCACTAGAAAAAGTAATCCTGGGGCTGCTGTGGCTGACTACTTTCAGGCTTTAGATTACACATATGGGACATTAGAGGATGTAGGTGATTTGGTTGCCAGATTCCATCATACATATCAGGAGACAGGGGAGAAGCTGTCACAGTATGTATATAGACTGGATAAATTAATCCATAAAATCGTAGATAAAGGAGGGTTAGCTCCCGCTGAAGTGGATAGTGGCCGTTTGAAACAATTAATTAGGGGAGCACTAACAACTGACCCTGTAGCACAGCGGTTGCGTTGTACaactttattattaggaagtccCACCCTTAATGATCTAATTAAGGAAATTACACAGGAAGAAGCCTTAATAGCTAATAGGGAAAAGACTCATACCAAATCTGTCAAAATGGTGGTACCCTCCCCTGAGGCCCAAGGATCAAAAGAAGATAAGTTAGTTACCTTGGTAGTGGAACAAAATAAGAAGATAGACCAGCTTATTCTGGCAATAAATAAAAGGGTGGAACCCTCTAGCATTACTTCCAGTAATTCCAATAGGGGGTTTAACAGTGGTAGGGGAAATTTTAGGAGAGGTGGAAATTTTATAAACAGAGGGTGTTTCCGATGTGGACAATTAGGACATAGGGCAATGGAATGTTCTATAGAATGGGGAATGAATGAAGTGGGAACTAATGTTCAGTCACCTCCTTCTCCTCATCAGGGAAACGATGGAGGGAGATTAGCGGGCCCCTCGCCATCTCCCAGAAATTAG